The Strix uralensis isolate ZFMK-TIS-50842 chromosome 4, bStrUra1, whole genome shotgun sequence genomic interval AGGCCGGTCCCAGCGGCCAGGTGGATCTTCCTGTGGATGCGGAGAGAGGGCCGGCGCGCGAAGGCCTTGCCGCACTGCTCGCAGGAGAAGGGGCGCTGGCCAGTGTGCAGGACCTGGTGCTCCTGCAAGTCTCGTTTGGTGCGGTAAGCCTTGTCACACTGGGTGCACTGGAAAGGCCGCACACCCCGGTGGGCCAAGACGTGGGCCTTGAAGCTCTCCTCTGAACTGTAGCTCTTGCCACACTCGGTGCACAGGAAGGGCTTGTGGCCAGCGTGGATGAAGCGGTGTTTCTTGAggtggcagagctgcaggaaggcTTTACCACACTCCCCGCAGCGGTACCTGCGCTTGATCATGTCCTTCGGGGGCAGAGCTTTTGATAGGGGTCCGGGACTGCCAGAACGACCCTCCACCAGCTCCGTATACGCCTCCTGCCCCTCAGGCCCTTCCAGTGGGCCCTTTCCCTCATGCTCTGGGGATGCCAGTCTGGAGTCTTTGGAAGCTTTGCTCTCTTTCTCACAAGTCTCTACGCCCTCTCCTTCAGGAGGACAGCTGGGCTGCTGGGATTCCTGCCCGGCTGTCCTGCCACCACCATTCTGCAGGCACTTCTGGAGCTGGCTGGCCAGGGCACGCACCTTGCATGGCTCGCCAACCAAGCGAGCACCGAGTCCAACCCCACGTGAGGGCGACGACAGGTCCAGGTCTCCTGGACATGCCTTTTTATGCCCCATCTCCACGTTTTCTGCTACAGATCCGGGATCCACACCCTTGCCCAATTCTTCCTTGCACCTGCCACTGGCCTTAATGGTTGAGATGGTCTCAAGGTGCCGATTCTTGGTCCTCAGCACCTCGGCTTGCCGTGGCTCGTGTTTGGAAGCTGTGCTTTCCTCTTCTTGCAGCCTGTGGAAATGTTTGGTGGCCGGCCTGCTAACCTCAGCAGGGACATCGAGGACTGTGGTTTCATCAGCTACCACCTTGGAGACATCAGGCTTCCCTGCACAAACACAAAAGCACGGTGGGTGAATTAACGCTGGCTGTTGTTATATGACACGTTTGCTGCTGGATCAGAGGAGCGTGACCAGTGTGAATGCTGGAGACAGATACTCTGCAGTAATCCTAGGGCTCTGGCATGAAAACCATTACTTTgatgacctttttttcttttaaactgggGAAGATGGGGGAAACCTCTGTTCTCTCACCACAGACAGCACCCGTGCAGCGTTTCTAGTGTTTCACAGGCAGTATTTCTAGGAGATAGCATCGTGACCAGCACAGACCAGGGTGGCACGCTCCTTTCTTGGCTGGTAGCTCTTAAGACCGACGCCCAGCCAGGCCAGCGATCCCGGAGGGTCTTGCGGGGCCAACACACCAGCGCACCGATGCCAGGGGCAGCTGAAGGCGCCGGAAGACCCGGGGGAAGGGCCGGGGCCGCTCCTTTCACCCGGGGTGGGCCGCGCGTCCCCGGCGCGGCACCTACCTGCGAGGGGCTCCGCCGCCGTCCCGCCAGGAGAGGCCCCGTCCCCCTGcaccgccgccggccgccccctcGGCCCGGCCTCCCGCGGCGCCGCGATCCCCTCGCCTCCGGCCGGCTGCCGCTCctccgccgcggccccgcgggcCTCCCGGGGCCGGTTGAgcagctccgcgcccgccgccacGGGCCGCCGCGCACGCAGCCGCTGCAGCCGGCCGCCCGCCCTGCCCACCGCCGCCTTGGCCTCCGCCTCCTCCGGGCTCCGCCGCACCAGGCTGCAAGGCACGGCCACAGCGTCGGCCGCGGGcacggccgcccgccccgccgccccggtaCTCACCTCCtccaccccgccgccgccgcctcccgggccCCGCCGAGTGAGGTCCCCGGTAGCAGCCCACGCCACGCCGGGCAGGCGGCGCCGGGCGGCCCCTCAGCACCCGGCCCGCCGCCGCTGGGCTGCTCCATGCGGGCGGAAcgggggagggaggcggcggcagcgcccggaCGGCGGCCGGTggcgggtggggcggggcggggcggcgcttCCGGCGGGTGGCGGATGCCGGCGGGGGGTTGACAGGCGGGCGGACGGCGGCAGCAGGtaccggcggcgggcggggcgtgGTGCGGGGcccggggagcgcggccgggctCGGCGGGCCGCGGGGGGCATAGCGGCCTGTCGTGGTGCTGGCGGCGCGGGGAAGGGGCCCGGCGGCCCGCCCGGGGTTACCCCTGAGGGGAGGCGGTTGTTTCTGTGGGGAAGGGCGGGCGCGGGTCCGCGCTGGCCGCCCCGCGGGAAGAGCCCGGCCGGCGGAGCCCCGCGGGGGCCCGGGGGAACGAGGGCTGGGGGGCCGCGGAGTTTGAGCCGTTTGGCGTTGGCGGGGCGGGTTTgctgccggggccgggccgcggcggggccgggggtgggtGGCTGCCGTCCCTGCCGGGGCTGTCAGACGTCCCTCCGTTAGGCGGGTGGCCTGTGCTGGGGGCACTCGGGGTTTTCCTTTTAGCGGTGTAAATGGCAGGTCTTTTGAGTCCCTGGGTCGAATCTTGAAGTTGGCTCTGGGTTGTCACCGAGCTCGGTGGAAGGGAATGGGACAGAATCCAGGGTCtagtggagaggaggaggaggagaggtgcagCCTTGCAGGGCTGTGCGTGCCCCCGTTTCCTCACGCGTGCCCCCGTTTCCTCACCCGCTCCCAGGGCGATGGGTGGATCCTGCACGGCCCTGGTCGCAGGCTCTGCACTTTGTGCTGGAAGCCGAGCTCAGCGCTTTTGCTCTCACACCCTCTGGAGAATCACTAAGAGGAGGTCGGTTGCTGGCTGGGATGGCTTTCCAGCAGGCACGGAGGTGGCCTTCAGCAAAGGTTTGCGATGACTGGGGAAGGAAGGCCGCTCGTTTAAAAAGCTGTTACAATAATGAAGGACCAAAGAGTTTCCCCGAGCAATAGCATGTCTGTCCTGCATTAGTTGGTCATGGTGAGCCAAAGCAGGTCTGGCGCTTGACCCTGCGATTCTTTCAGGGTAGTGATGCTCTCGGTGGTATCATCAGTCTTGATGTGAGGGAAGACTTGGGCTGGGCTTTCTCAGTGAGTCTCAGTCCTGGAGCTCAGTGAGTGCTGCTGCTGAGTAActgcttcctccttcttctttttgCATTGTGCTTGATATTAAGACTATAGCAAAGTGCAGGGACTTGATTGGTGTGTGTACAGCAAAACAGACATTTGTGTAAATGGAACAAAGCTGAGAGGAGGTGCAGATGGCAGCAGAGTCAGAAAAATAATACAGTCACCCCAGAACTGGGATTCCTTCGGGTCTAAGCATTTCTCATTAatcaggcagggaagaagaggctGCTTGGCTTTTGTAATTCTTTATTGTATGTAAGTACAGGTCCAGGGCGTGGTAATACGTGCATGGACATATTTTGATGTGTAGATTTACGTCTGAATTAATAGTACAcctggaagaaaaacatgaaaaggaaactGCTGAGTAGGTGCAGTTTAGAAATAAGTGATGGAAACTGGAATTGCAGAAATAAACAGTCTGCATGAACAGCAGCCACCAAGACTTCATAGGTACAAGTGAACTGTCTTCCCTGTGTAAATTCCGGTGGGATCTTGTATAAGGAATCTCCAGCTCAGAATTCATGTGAAAATTGTATTTAAGGGGCTGAGGTTTCTCTCCTTCAGCAGAACGTCCTGTTCTCCAGAACATCTCTCTGTTATCAAGAAAGTAAATTTTTATTAGTTGGCGAGTGTTCAGGTCAACCAGTATAGGCTCAGAAAAACATACTTAAATGCTTGGGAAAATGGTAACAGTTGGCTCTTTAGAGTCTGGCAGTAAGTAAATGCTTCTGATGTCGTGTGATTCTTTAGTTGTTAAATGATTGACTaggctttttactttttaaatctaGGTATGTCATTTTTCTCACCTTATGATTGGCTATACAGGATGTATCATTTGCATCTTGTCATGACATTTATCCTAAAACAAGTGGGGTTCTTAAATTGAGTTAAGTCTGGTGAAATGCTGGGTTTTGACAACCATTTCATCCTTATACTGATGCAGATGGACTTTCTGTTCAATGACAGGTCCTGCTTATGGGTCATTTTTGAGTACACAGGGAAAAATCTCATGCAGCTGCACTGTTGGGAAGTGAAATGTATACCCTTGTACTCCGATCCCCAAGTAGTTTCTTACATCCTAACTCCAGGTCTCTCCTTCTCAGTGCCTACTAGTCCCTAGGCATTTAGAGGATTATATTTCTTTAAACTGTTCTAGGGTTACCTGTTGTGAGACCCTCTGCACTTTTGCACTTTTGGGAAAGGGCTGGGGAAAGTTCTGCAAAAAACCTTCTCGGTCTCTCTGGGAGCTACGGTCTGGTTCACAAGAAGGACCTGAAATCTAAGAGATCTTCTGCTctggatcatagaatcatatttgggttggaagggaccttaaagatcctcctTCCATTAACATTTCTGCTGTGGAGCACTAACCTAGAGCCAAGGAATGGAGCTGCCTGCCTGGCTGTGAAAAGCACGTGGAGGTATCTGGGGAGTCTAGTGGCCTTTCCAAGGGGTAAGGAAGGTTTTGGCAGAGCACTATCTACTGGGCTCTTTTTCCGGTGTGGAACTGTAAGGATCCTACTAACAGACTTACTTCTTCCACGTGGTGCCACACTAGGATTAATTTTATGCCTAAGGGGAAATCCCCCAGTGCTAATAACCAGCCCTTCTGCCTCTCATCAAGTGCTGCAAGTTGGCTGTGAAGCCGAGTCGTGATCCCTGTAGGGACAAGTGAGGACACTTGGTGTCTTGCTGTCCCTAAGGCAGTGCCATCGCTGCTCTGTGAGAAGATTTGGATTTGGTCCCTAAAACCGTGCTTTGGGGCCACTGTTGGTGCTGGGCATCCCCAAGAATCTCACATGAAAGGCATCTCAGTGGACGGCAGCAGTTGAATGTCGGTCCTCTGTCCCCACCAGCGCCAGGAGGTCCCTGGGAATGCCGAGGCACTGCCCTGGGGGGCCCTGGATGCTTCCTCAGCGTGGGGTGCTGGGTTGTggggctgctgagctgcagtgggGAATTGCTTTAGGCACACTGAGTCATGAGTTGGTGCCTGGCGTTACCATAGAAAT includes:
- the ZNF408 gene encoding zinc finger protein 408; its protein translation is MEQPSGGGPGAEGPPGAACPAWRGLLPGTSLGGAREAAAAGWRSLVRRSPEEAEAKAAVGRAGGRLQRLRARRPVAAGAELLNRPREARGAAAEERQPAGGEGIAAPREAGPRGRPAAVQGDGASPGGTAAEPLAGKPDVSKVVADETTVLDVPAEVSRPATKHFHRLQEEESTASKHEPRQAEVLRTKNRHLETISTIKASGRCKEELGKGVDPGSVAENVEMGHKKACPGDLDLSSPSRGVGLGARLVGEPCKVRALASQLQKCLQNGGGRTAGQESQQPSCPPEGEGVETCEKESKASKDSRLASPEHEGKGPLEGPEGQEAYTELVEGRSGSPGPLSKALPPKDMIKRRYRCGECGKAFLQLCHLKKHRFIHAGHKPFLCTECGKSYSSEESFKAHVLAHRGVRPFQCTQCDKAYRTKRDLQEHQVLHTGQRPFSCEQCGKAFARRPSLRIHRKIHLAAGTGLAGPKGCQCAICGRHLANPGSLRNHMRLHTGERPYACPYCGKDFRQQSNLREHLRLHTGEKPYKCRFCGDAFPKLPELRRHLISHTGEAHLCTVCGKALRDPHTLRAHERLHTGERPFRCEQCGKSYTLATKLRRHQKSHLAGKPYKCELCGMGYSLPQSLARHALIHKSEKDPEELTVAVASLAVDQAAREKPQRKGHQEEVVAEPTLLMVEVPGPANEAELLMAASGCCVATYPSGGSPPGACRRPAGHLLSAKDVVEIPMSEHKDECVLVQGEGSASDVVIVQEGVGFGAVAEVVEVETGT